From Deferrisoma camini S3R1, the proteins below share one genomic window:
- a CDS encoding cytochrome D1 domain-containing protein — MRRTSLIGVVTALAVGLVSFQASAKDLFYYIGYGVIQVIDGDTDEIVADIPAEGWLRESALSPDKRYLYVTAKRRLIHKVDLKANKVVQTLDMSGGGWDRFIYGFDVAPDGKTAYASIRARTTEGGEVVVKPPQLSQLDLATGKVLRTLELPWDAATLTTVRDGRMVYVIGKDLYKIDVSGDQMRLVETYPMYEKQMNFLPFWNYAWENGGVFMANYYTPELMGLLAIDKKTGEIRDTPLNGIPVFAYSVIYSPDKKKAYGVMDELNVIDLETKTYESITVNHEGTCYGVNVSSDGSKVYVGGGGSTVTVFDARTLRPLKVLQMATDGMDIRRVTF, encoded by the coding sequence ATGAGAAGAACTTCCTTGATCGGAGTCGTCACGGCCCTCGCTGTGGGCCTGGTTTCGTTCCAGGCCTCGGCGAAGGATCTCTTCTACTACATCGGCTACGGGGTGATCCAGGTGATCGACGGCGACACCGACGAGATCGTGGCCGACATCCCGGCCGAGGGGTGGCTGCGGGAGTCCGCGCTGTCGCCGGACAAACGCTACCTGTACGTCACCGCCAAACGCCGCCTGATCCACAAGGTGGACCTGAAGGCGAACAAGGTGGTCCAGACCCTCGACATGAGCGGCGGGGGGTGGGACCGGTTCATCTACGGGTTCGACGTGGCCCCGGACGGCAAGACCGCCTACGCGTCCATCCGGGCCCGCACGACCGAAGGAGGAGAGGTGGTCGTGAAGCCGCCCCAGCTCTCCCAACTCGACCTGGCCACGGGCAAGGTGCTGCGGACCCTGGAGCTGCCCTGGGACGCCGCCACCCTGACCACGGTGCGCGACGGCCGCATGGTCTACGTGATCGGGAAGGACCTCTACAAGATCGACGTCTCCGGAGATCAGATGCGCCTGGTGGAGACGTACCCCATGTACGAGAAGCAGATGAACTTCCTGCCCTTCTGGAACTACGCCTGGGAGAACGGTGGGGTGTTCATGGCCAACTACTACACCCCCGAGCTCATGGGGCTCCTGGCGATCGACAAGAAGACCGGAGAGATCCGGGACACGCCGCTCAACGGCATCCCGGTGTTCGCGTACTCGGTGATCTACTCCCCCGACAAGAAGAAGGCCTACGGCGTCATGGACGAGCTCAACGTGATCGACCTGGAGACGAAGACCTACGAGTCGATCACGGTGAACCACGAGGGCACCTGCTACGGGGTCAACGTGTCGAGCGACGGCTCCAAAGTCTACGTGGGCGGCGGCGGATCCACGGTGACGGTGTTCGACGCCCGGACCCTGCGGCCGCTCAAGGTGCTCCAGATGGCCACCGACGGCATGGACATCCGGCGGGTCACGTTCTGA
- a CDS encoding U32 family peptidase has translation MSAILAPVRHPEEVAPLRGAGATEFYCGLTPWFWSRAGGEWVNRRNPESAGLEDEDALHRVVEEAGGLPVYVTLNAPWYPGDAVDGLAAFGAWLLQEQGVSGLIVSDMELLLALADLGLAHRLHLSSVAVCTNPEAVGFFRDLGLRRVILPRHLALDEIGAARVPGVELEVFLLNDGCVFEEGLCATTHRLGPFCLGDGPGTEGVGAEAVDRYEFWKWTRNNCGCRTNRGIPLGPCGLCALPRFLGWGIESLKVVGREASLPRKKGSVRLAARGMEIARSGGGPEEIREAVIGMRGAAGLCEGGRLCYYPEVWRGEPRRAAC, from the coding sequence GTGAGCGCGATTCTCGCCCCGGTCCGGCACCCCGAAGAGGTGGCCCCGCTGCGGGGGGCGGGGGCGACGGAGTTCTACTGCGGGCTCACGCCGTGGTTCTGGTCCCGGGCCGGTGGCGAATGGGTGAACCGACGGAACCCGGAGAGCGCCGGCCTGGAGGACGAGGATGCCCTGCATCGGGTGGTGGAGGAGGCCGGCGGGCTTCCGGTGTACGTGACCCTCAACGCCCCGTGGTACCCGGGAGACGCGGTCGACGGGCTCGCGGCGTTCGGGGCGTGGCTCCTCCAGGAACAGGGGGTGTCGGGGCTCATCGTGTCCGACATGGAGCTCCTCCTGGCCCTTGCGGATCTGGGCCTGGCCCATAGGCTCCACCTGTCCAGCGTGGCCGTGTGCACCAACCCGGAGGCCGTGGGGTTCTTCCGGGACCTGGGGCTCCGGAGGGTCATCCTTCCCCGGCATCTGGCGCTCGACGAGATCGGGGCGGCGCGGGTGCCGGGTGTGGAGCTCGAGGTCTTCCTTCTGAACGACGGCTGCGTGTTCGAGGAGGGGCTGTGCGCCACGACCCACCGGCTCGGCCCGTTTTGCCTGGGGGACGGCCCCGGGACGGAAGGGGTGGGAGCCGAGGCGGTGGACCGGTACGAGTTCTGGAAGTGGACCCGGAACAACTGCGGATGCCGCACGAACCGAGGGATCCCCCTGGGACCCTGCGGTCTGTGCGCCCTGCCGCGGTTTCTGGGGTGGGGCATCGAGAGCCTGAAGGTGGTGGGCCGGGAGGCGTCGCTGCCCCGGAAGAAGGGCTCGGTCCGTCTGGCCGCCCGGGGGATGGAGATCGCCCGGTCCGGCGGGGGGCCGGAGGAGATCCGGGAGGCCGTGATCGGGATGCGGGGGGCGGCCGGGCTGTGCGAGGGGGGGCGCCTGTGTTACTACCCCGAGGTGTGGCGGGGAGAACCCAGGAGGGCGGCGTGTTGA
- a CDS encoding ABC transporter ATP-binding protein — MLRDLREFARHLRGKGPTLFLLLGLGFAGAGVSLSSPLLAKAFVDAVATRGDYSVVPWIAGGLVGVALLDLGLGVVIRLVHTRLSAALLTELRQRLLEHCLCARLDELEGYRHGDLLSRFGTDIPQVQGLLVDGVLGGLRNLLTLGVAAVILVRMHPGLAAWSFLGVAAALTAAVWFRRPVEAHARRTRLAMVDLSHFLAERLAALRPIRIHGAVGEELGRFLGVQRTLVRRVVAFQGVDAAAGGVPGLLLTCSLAWIYWMGGGLLESGSLTLGTFVAFVLYQGRLFGPAQGLLGLVRGLQEAKVSVSRVAELLRLAREPTAPPTRRPEPERLVRLSRVSFSYPGRERLLEGVDLDLGPGERVVLIGASGAGKSTLVQLLFGLRSPGVGTVRLGGGDPRAMPPPELRRWIGYAGAEPFLLHATVEENLCYARPDATEAEMLEAARIACAHGFILSLPQGYRTVVGGRGLTLSDGQRQRLGLARLVLQAPRVFVLDEALSGLDPETERRVWENLTGAFPDRSFLVITHRPERLSGVGRVLRLEHARLVPASIPDEPNLRTHSP, encoded by the coding sequence GTGTTGAGGGACCTGCGCGAGTTCGCCCGCCACCTGCGGGGCAAGGGGCCTACGCTCTTCCTGCTCCTGGGCCTGGGGTTTGCCGGGGCCGGGGTGTCGCTCTCGAGCCCCCTTCTGGCGAAGGCCTTCGTGGACGCCGTGGCGACCCGGGGGGACTACTCCGTGGTGCCGTGGATCGCCGGTGGGCTGGTCGGCGTGGCCCTGCTGGACCTGGGCCTGGGCGTCGTGATCCGGCTGGTGCATACGCGGCTCTCGGCCGCGCTCCTCACGGAACTGCGGCAACGGCTCCTGGAGCACTGCCTGTGCGCCCGGCTGGACGAGCTGGAGGGGTACCGGCACGGGGACCTCCTCAGCCGGTTCGGCACGGATATCCCCCAGGTCCAAGGGCTCCTGGTGGACGGCGTGCTGGGGGGGCTGCGCAATCTCCTGACGCTCGGGGTGGCGGCGGTGATCCTGGTCCGGATGCACCCGGGCCTTGCCGCGTGGAGTTTCCTGGGGGTGGCCGCGGCGTTGACCGCCGCCGTCTGGTTCCGCAGACCGGTGGAGGCCCACGCCCGGCGAACCCGTCTCGCCATGGTGGATCTCTCCCATTTCCTGGCGGAACGCCTGGCCGCGCTCCGGCCGATTCGGATCCACGGGGCCGTCGGGGAGGAGCTGGGGCGGTTCCTCGGGGTGCAGCGGACCCTGGTTCGGCGGGTGGTGGCCTTTCAGGGGGTGGACGCCGCGGCCGGAGGGGTTCCCGGGCTTCTCCTGACGTGCAGCCTGGCGTGGATCTACTGGATGGGCGGAGGGCTCCTGGAGTCCGGGAGCCTGACCCTGGGCACGTTCGTGGCGTTCGTTCTGTACCAGGGACGCCTGTTCGGGCCGGCCCAGGGCCTGCTGGGACTGGTCCGAGGGCTCCAGGAGGCAAAGGTGAGCGTTTCGAGGGTTGCGGAGCTGCTCCGGCTGGCCCGGGAGCCCACGGCGCCTCCGACGCGCCGGCCCGAACCGGAGAGGCTCGTGCGCTTATCGCGCGTCTCGTTCTCCTACCCGGGAAGAGAGCGGCTCCTCGAGGGGGTCGATCTCGACCTGGGGCCCGGCGAACGGGTGGTACTGATCGGGGCGTCGGGCGCCGGGAAGTCGACCCTGGTGCAGCTCCTCTTCGGGCTTCGGTCTCCCGGGGTGGGCACCGTGCGCCTCGGGGGGGGGGATCCCAGGGCCATGCCCCCGCCCGAGCTGCGCCGGTGGATCGGGTACGCCGGCGCCGAGCCGTTTCTCCTCCACGCAACGGTGGAGGAGAACCTCTGCTACGCCCGGCCCGACGCCACGGAGGCCGAGATGCTGGAGGCGGCCCGGATCGCCTGCGCGCACGGCTTCATCCTTTCGCTTCCCCAGGGCTACCGGACCGTGGTCGGGGGGCGCGGGCTGACCCTGTCGGACGGCCAGCGCCAGCGCCTGGGGTTGGCCCGCCTCGTTCTCCAGGCGCCCCGGGTGTTCGTCCTGGACGAGGCCCTGAGCGGGCTCGATCCGGAAACCGAGCGGCGGGTGTGGGAAAACCTCACGGGGGCCTTCCCCGACCGGTCGTTCCTGGTGATCACCCACCGGCCGGAGCGGCTTTCCGGTGTGGGGAGAGTCCTTCGGCTGGAGCACGCACGCCTTGTCCCGGCATCCATCCCGGACGAACCGAACCTGCGTACCCACTCCCCTTGA
- a CDS encoding aldehyde ferredoxin oxidoreductase C-terminal domain-containing protein yields MSRILRIDLSQKRFSFEDLPDAWQGLGGRGLTSAVVAEEVPPDADPLGPENRLVLAPGLLAGTAAPNNGRLSVGAKSPLTGTIKESNAGGSFAQKLARLGVAAVVLEGSAPDPVTVTIRAAGVELEPAGDLWGKGAYEAADALGARCPGCGIALVGPAGERGCKAAAVCVTTPDGFLRTAARGGLGAVMGSKGVKAVVVDDAGGPGASVADPDRFRAAAKTLSEGIAAHPLVGGFQALGTSMLVGLINELGGLPTRNYSAGRFEGAPRIAGEALAEIMAARPNASSRHRCMAGCLIHCSQVYTAEGGEVITSGFEYETLGMVGSNCAIDDPDAIARIDRLCDALGLDTMEVGAAAAVAMEAGALPWGDGAALLEALASVPTGGRLGLLLADGSVATGRELGVARVPAVKGQAMAAYDPRCLKGTGVTYATSPMGADHTAGNVLPSPANPDYDPAKPEGQYQVSEFVQCYFAAVDTLGLCLFASLPVVESEELQAALAEAVAAKLGHEIPGGSLIGLGRRVCLTEKGFNRRAGFGPRHDRLPGFFAREPLPPHGHVWDVPDADLDRVFAE; encoded by the coding sequence ATGTCGCGGATTCTTCGCATCGACCTTTCCCAGAAGCGGTTTTCGTTTGAGGACCTGCCCGATGCCTGGCAGGGGCTGGGGGGGCGCGGGCTCACCTCGGCCGTGGTGGCGGAGGAGGTGCCGCCCGACGCCGATCCCCTGGGGCCCGAGAACCGGCTGGTGCTGGCGCCGGGCCTGCTGGCCGGGACGGCGGCGCCCAACAACGGGCGCCTGTCGGTGGGGGCCAAGAGCCCGCTCACCGGAACCATCAAGGAGTCCAACGCCGGCGGGTCGTTCGCCCAGAAGCTCGCCCGTCTCGGCGTGGCCGCGGTTGTGCTCGAGGGGAGCGCCCCGGACCCGGTGACGGTGACGATCCGGGCCGCGGGGGTGGAGCTCGAGCCCGCCGGCGATCTGTGGGGGAAGGGCGCGTACGAAGCTGCCGACGCGCTGGGCGCCCGCTGCCCGGGCTGCGGCATCGCCCTGGTGGGGCCTGCCGGGGAGAGGGGGTGCAAGGCGGCGGCGGTATGCGTGACCACGCCCGACGGGTTCCTGCGCACGGCCGCCCGGGGCGGGTTGGGGGCGGTCATGGGCTCCAAGGGGGTCAAGGCCGTGGTGGTGGACGACGCGGGCGGGCCGGGCGCCTCGGTGGCCGATCCGGACCGGTTCCGGGCGGCCGCAAAGACCCTGTCGGAGGGCATCGCGGCCCACCCCCTCGTGGGCGGGTTCCAGGCCCTGGGCACCTCGATGCTGGTGGGGCTGATCAACGAGCTGGGGGGGCTGCCCACCCGCAACTACTCGGCGGGCCGGTTCGAGGGCGCCCCCCGGATCGCCGGGGAGGCCTTGGCCGAGATCATGGCGGCCCGGCCCAACGCGAGCTCCCGGCACCGGTGCATGGCCGGGTGCCTGATCCACTGCTCCCAGGTGTACACGGCCGAGGGCGGCGAGGTGATCACCTCGGGGTTCGAGTACGAGACCCTTGGGATGGTGGGGAGCAACTGCGCCATCGACGACCCGGACGCCATCGCCCGGATCGACCGGCTGTGCGACGCCCTGGGGCTCGACACCATGGAGGTCGGGGCCGCGGCCGCGGTGGCCATGGAGGCTGGCGCCCTTCCCTGGGGGGACGGGGCGGCCCTGTTGGAGGCCCTCGCCTCGGTGCCCACCGGCGGAAGGCTGGGGCTCCTGCTCGCCGACGGCTCCGTGGCCACGGGCCGGGAGCTCGGCGTGGCCCGGGTGCCCGCGGTCAAGGGCCAGGCCATGGCCGCCTACGACCCCCGGTGTCTCAAGGGAACCGGTGTGACCTACGCCACGAGCCCCATGGGAGCGGACCACACCGCGGGCAACGTGCTGCCGAGCCCGGCCAACCCAGACTACGACCCGGCCAAGCCGGAGGGGCAGTACCAGGTCTCCGAGTTCGTGCAGTGCTACTTCGCGGCCGTGGACACCCTGGGCCTGTGCCTGTTCGCCTCGCTCCCCGTGGTGGAGAGCGAGGAGCTCCAGGCCGCCCTGGCCGAGGCCGTGGCCGCCAAGCTGGGCCACGAGATCCCCGGTGGCTCCCTGATCGGGCTCGGCCGGCGGGTGTGCCTGACCGAGAAGGGGTTCAACCGGCGAGCCGGGTTCGGGCCGAGGCACGACCGGCTGCCCGGCTTCTTCGCCCGGGAGCCGCTGCCGCCCCACGGCCACGTGTGGGACGTGCCGGACGCGGACCTGGACCGGGTGTTTGCGGAGTGA
- a CDS encoding S8 family peptidase, with protein MSPAVPVRLRVGVVDTGVNPWHSHVRGAVAGCRVFLDPRGRIREDGEFFDPVGHGTAVAGVLRQELPGAEIYAVRVFGAGLTTYPSLVARGMLRAAAEGCAVINLSLAVPPGPGSALIAEACGLVRRAGCRVVAAGDAGGRVVLPAALPGVLGVVADDALADGEVGVGGGPYPFRAPGRPRDLAGLPRGANLLGGSFACARVAARAARDPAWAEKALDRTGRSEYKDRLTGD; from the coding sequence GTGAGCCCGGCGGTGCCGGTTCGGCTGCGGGTGGGGGTGGTGGACACCGGCGTGAACCCCTGGCACTCCCACGTGCGGGGGGCCGTGGCCGGGTGCCGGGTGTTCCTGGACCCGCGGGGACGGATCCGGGAGGACGGGGAGTTCTTCGACCCGGTGGGCCACGGCACCGCGGTGGCCGGCGTGCTGCGCCAGGAGCTCCCCGGGGCCGAGATCTACGCCGTGCGCGTGTTCGGGGCCGGGCTCACCACCTACCCCTCCCTGGTGGCCCGGGGGATGCTCCGGGCGGCGGCCGAGGGCTGCGCGGTGATCAACCTGAGCCTGGCCGTGCCCCCGGGCCCTGGGTCCGCCCTGATCGCGGAGGCGTGCGGCCTGGTGCGCCGGGCCGGATGCCGGGTGGTGGCCGCGGGGGACGCCGGCGGTCGGGTCGTTCTGCCCGCCGCCCTGCCCGGGGTGCTGGGGGTGGTGGCGGACGATGCGCTGGCCGACGGCGAGGTGGGGGTTGGGGGCGGGCCCTACCCGTTTCGGGCCCCCGGCCGGCCCCGGGACCTGGCCGGGCTCCCCCGGGGGGCCAACCTGCTGGGGGGATCGTTCGCCTGCGCCCGGGTCGCGGCCCGGGCGGCCCGGGACCCGGCATGGGCCGAAAAGGCCCTTGACCGGACCGGCCGATCTGAGTATAAAGACCGCCTCACGGGCGATTAG
- a CDS encoding TrmH family RNA methyltransferase: MADDPLDIIRQALRPERWAKMERALNHRLGAVRVVIENLHHPHNLSAVMRTCEGLGVQHLHVVDTRENTVPSRRITLGAHKWLSIHRHDRFEECGRDLKARGFRLFAAMLDPGAVALEEIPVDAPVALVFGNERDGVSPAARAWCDGAYTIPMYGFVQSFNVSVAVAVSLYSVTQRVRQRPGGGLLTAEERREVLEQWLPKSLRFGRRLVRGRG, translated from the coding sequence GTGGCAGACGACCCCTTGGACATCATCCGGCAGGCCCTGCGGCCCGAGCGGTGGGCCAAGATGGAGCGAGCCCTCAACCACCGACTTGGCGCCGTGCGGGTGGTGATCGAGAACCTCCACCACCCCCACAACCTGAGCGCCGTGATGCGCACCTGTGAGGGCCTGGGCGTGCAGCACCTCCACGTGGTGGACACCCGGGAGAACACCGTACCCAGCCGGCGCATCACCCTGGGAGCGCACAAGTGGCTCTCGATCCACCGCCACGATCGGTTCGAGGAGTGCGGCCGGGACCTGAAGGCCCGGGGGTTCCGGCTCTTCGCGGCCATGCTCGACCCGGGAGCCGTGGCCCTCGAGGAGATCCCGGTGGACGCGCCGGTGGCCCTGGTGTTCGGAAACGAGAGGGATGGGGTCAGCCCGGCGGCCCGGGCCTGGTGCGACGGGGCCTACACGATCCCCATGTACGGGTTCGTGCAGAGCTTCAACGTGTCGGTGGCCGTGGCCGTGAGCCTGTACAGCGTGACCCAGAGGGTCCGGCAGCGGCCCGGCGGGGGGCTTCTCACCGCAGAGGAACGGCGCGAGGTCCTTGAGCAGTGGCTGCCCAAGAGCCTGCGGTTCGGCCGGCGGCTGGTGCGCGGCAGGGGGTGA
- a CDS encoding hybrid sensor histidine kinase/response regulator — MGPEKDLICPPACEIVREDRAEIQEEYARRLKKVGPDYGARPLEELRQTTGQAVASYLAVLCAGDWGPMESFVREIAERRFALRFPMSEVQRAFALFRELCHSRLTDRLEGAELNRALDRLDRVVDEAIHRFSDTYQELHLDEIRRKTEELAEAHRQLQAQYREVAEAARIKSQFFANMSHELRSPLNSVIGYTELLLDGIDGPLTREQRQDLQKILAGARYLLKLINNILDMTRIEAGRMETDIQPFDLGRVLQEASDTVAPLAYRKNLKILVDVPPDLGMVRSDPGKVKQVAINLLANAVKFTEKGRVVCRARREDGGVRVEVEDTGSGIAPEEQERIFTKFYQVNAAHGREHRGTGLGLPLSRMLVELLGGRMGLESEVGRGSRFWFWIPDAGADGETAARRRRPLVLVVEDDPAAQELLKRFLETGEYDVITASDGAEGMDLARLRRPDVITLDLLMPRVDGWQLLRRLKADPDTRPIPVVVVTCVDRQDQAVRDGAAAHLAKPVDRAELLRAVGRALEPQRG, encoded by the coding sequence ATGGGGCCCGAAAAAGATCTGATCTGTCCCCCGGCCTGCGAGATCGTGCGGGAGGACCGCGCGGAGATCCAGGAGGAGTACGCCCGGAGGCTCAAGAAGGTGGGCCCCGACTACGGGGCCCGTCCGCTGGAGGAGCTCCGGCAGACCACGGGCCAGGCGGTGGCCTCCTATCTGGCGGTCCTGTGCGCCGGGGACTGGGGCCCGATGGAGAGCTTCGTGCGGGAGATCGCGGAGCGCCGGTTCGCGCTTCGGTTCCCCATGTCGGAGGTGCAGCGGGCCTTTGCCCTGTTCCGGGAGTTGTGTCACTCGCGGCTCACCGATCGCCTGGAGGGGGCAGAGCTCAATCGGGCTCTGGACCGGCTGGACCGGGTGGTGGACGAGGCGATTCACCGGTTCAGCGACACCTACCAGGAACTCCATCTCGACGAGATTCGGCGGAAAACGGAGGAGCTCGCAGAGGCCCACCGCCAGCTCCAGGCCCAGTACCGGGAGGTGGCCGAGGCGGCCCGGATCAAGAGCCAGTTCTTCGCCAACATGAGCCACGAGCTCCGCAGCCCCCTCAACTCGGTGATCGGGTACACTGAGCTCCTCCTGGACGGCATCGACGGCCCCCTGACCCGGGAGCAGCGGCAGGATCTGCAGAAGATCCTCGCCGGCGCCCGGTATCTCCTCAAGCTCATCAACAACATCCTCGATATGACCCGGATCGAGGCCGGCCGCATGGAGACCGACATCCAGCCGTTCGACCTGGGCCGAGTCCTCCAGGAGGCCTCCGACACGGTGGCGCCCCTGGCCTATCGGAAGAACCTGAAGATCCTCGTGGACGTGCCCCCCGATCTGGGCATGGTGCGGTCCGACCCGGGCAAGGTGAAACAGGTGGCGATCAACCTGCTGGCCAACGCCGTCAAGTTCACCGAGAAGGGCCGGGTGGTGTGCCGGGCCCGGCGGGAGGACGGCGGGGTGCGGGTCGAGGTGGAGGACACCGGCTCGGGCATCGCCCCGGAGGAGCAGGAGCGGATCTTCACCAAGTTCTACCAGGTGAACGCGGCCCACGGCCGCGAGCACCGGGGCACCGGCCTGGGGCTGCCCCTGAGCCGGATGTTGGTGGAGCTCCTGGGCGGCCGGATGGGGTTGGAGAGCGAGGTGGGGCGGGGCAGCCGGTTCTGGTTCTGGATCCCCGACGCCGGGGCGGACGGCGAGACGGCCGCCCGGCGTCGCCGCCCGCTGGTGCTGGTGGTGGAGGACGATCCCGCGGCCCAGGAGCTGCTGAAGAGGTTCCTGGAGACCGGGGAGTACGACGTGATCACCGCCTCGGACGGGGCCGAGGGAATGGACCTGGCGAGGCTCCGCCGGCCCGACGTGATCACCCTGGACCTGCTCATGCCCCGGGTGGACGGGTGGCAGCTGCTGCGCCGCCTCAAGGCCGACCCCGACACCCGGCCGATCCCCGTGGTGGTGGTGACCTGCGTGGATCGCCAGGATCAGGCGGTGCGGGACGGCGCGGCCGCCCACCTGGCCAAGCCCGTGGACCGGGCCGAGCTGCTCCGGGCCGTGGGCCGGGCGCTGGAGCCCCAAAGGGGGTAG
- a CDS encoding HD-GYP domain-containing protein translates to MPHRARLVHLPPRRGRDLCHQAFRQTLDVLRITDQALEDLCCECPRLPDLDSLVLRALDEMTLGEPQGRTRSPSHVFLVHARQAGFEGILYRASPQGFRPVGPPIRLTADETHAFSVDAGDVTVSNYRDEGADLEAYQARFHPEVRRAVGEPIRNYVSYRVAGDRPGAIIAFNYPDRATRYEAQVLAALAVTLGTVWTLGSRVAQVEEAFVYLIGALARASEVNDEVTGDHIVRVSRYCEVLARAAGYPEGEARVLAYSSQLHDVGKIHTPRELLRKPGPLTPAELALMQEHTLQGEKIIGSSPRLAMARRIAGAHHENWDGSGYPRGLRGEAIPREARLVKIVDVYDALRSPRPYKPALSHEQALEVFTVGDHRTRPRQHFDPELLRIFRDIHEEFRRIHAEIQPW, encoded by the coding sequence ATGCCCCACCGCGCCCGTCTCGTGCACCTGCCCCCCCGGCGGGGAAGGGACTTGTGCCACCAGGCGTTCCGGCAGACCCTGGACGTGCTCCGGATCACGGACCAGGCCCTGGAGGACCTGTGCTGCGAGTGCCCCCGACTGCCGGACCTGGACTCGCTGGTGCTGAGGGCCCTCGACGAGATGACCCTCGGCGAGCCCCAGGGGCGGACCCGATCGCCCTCCCACGTGTTCCTGGTGCACGCCCGGCAGGCCGGGTTCGAGGGGATCCTCTACCGGGCGAGCCCCCAGGGCTTTCGTCCGGTGGGGCCCCCGATCCGCCTCACGGCCGACGAGACCCACGCGTTCTCGGTGGACGCGGGGGACGTGACCGTGTCGAACTACCGGGACGAGGGGGCGGATCTGGAGGCGTATCAGGCCCGGTTCCACCCCGAGGTGCGTCGGGCGGTGGGCGAGCCGATCCGCAACTACGTGAGCTACCGGGTGGCCGGCGACCGGCCGGGGGCCATCATCGCCTTCAACTATCCCGACCGGGCCACCCGGTACGAGGCCCAGGTGCTGGCCGCCCTGGCCGTGACCCTGGGCACCGTGTGGACCCTGGGCTCCCGGGTGGCCCAGGTGGAGGAAGCGTTCGTGTACCTGATCGGGGCCCTGGCGAGGGCCAGCGAGGTCAACGACGAGGTCACCGGCGACCACATCGTCCGGGTGAGCCGGTACTGCGAGGTCCTGGCCCGGGCCGCCGGCTACCCCGAGGGCGAGGCCCGGGTGCTGGCCTACTCGTCCCAGCTCCACGACGTGGGCAAGATCCACACGCCCCGGGAGCTGCTGCGCAAACCCGGCCCGCTCACGCCGGCGGAGCTCGCCCTGATGCAGGAGCACACCCTCCAGGGCGAGAAGATCATCGGAAGCTCGCCCCGGCTCGCCATGGCCCGCCGGATCGCCGGGGCCCACCACGAGAACTGGGACGGCTCGGGCTACCCCCGCGGGCTCCGGGGCGAGGCGATCCCCCGGGAGGCCCGGCTGGTGAAGATCGTGGACGTGTACGACGCCCTTCGCTCGCCCCGGCCCTACAAGCCCGCCCTCTCCCACGAGCAGGCCCTGGAGGTGTTCACGGTGGGGGACCACCGCACCCGCCCCCGGCAGCACTTCGACCCCGAGCTTCTGCGCATCTTCCGGGACATCCACGAGGAGTTCCGGCGGATCCACGCCGAGATCCAGCCCTGGTAG
- a CDS encoding epoxyqueuosine reductase QueH has product MRILLHTCCGPCAIVPLRRLRAEGTEVMGVYTNPNIQPYTEWARRREALETLAAAEELRLLPPGDYDVVAWLRQVVFREAERCRICYHLRLRHTAHLAKRGRFDGFSTTLLYSKFQKHDLIAEVAGAVASETGVRFVYRDWREGWSEGVEASKAMGLYRQSYCGCVYSEQDRYRPRRRGGEP; this is encoded by the coding sequence ATGCGGATCCTGCTCCACACCTGCTGCGGCCCCTGCGCCATCGTGCCCCTCCGGCGGTTGCGCGCCGAGGGGACCGAGGTCATGGGGGTGTACACGAACCCCAACATCCAGCCCTACACCGAGTGGGCCCGGCGCCGGGAGGCGTTGGAGACCCTGGCGGCGGCCGAGGAGCTTCGGCTCCTACCCCCCGGGGACTACGATGTCGTGGCGTGGCTCAGGCAGGTGGTGTTCCGGGAGGCCGAGCGCTGCCGCATCTGCTACCACCTGCGGCTCCGGCACACGGCACATCTCGCGAAGCGCGGGCGGTTCGACGGGTTTTCGACCACGCTCCTCTACAGCAAGTTCCAGAAGCACGACCTGATCGCCGAGGTGGCCGGGGCCGTCGCGAGCGAAACCGGGGTGCGGTTCGTGTACCGGGACTGGCGCGAGGGTTGGTCCGAGGGGGTGGAGGCGTCGAAGGCCATGGGGCTGTACCGCCAGTCCTACTGCGGGTGCGTGTACAGCGAGCAGGACCGCTACCGGCCCCGCCGTCGAGGAGGAGAGCCATGA
- a CDS encoding DUF2905 domain-containing protein encodes MTDLAKLLIGLGALLILAGALLLVVGKVPWLGRLPGDIVVERPGFRFYFPLGTSILLSVVLSLVLWLLGRR; translated from the coding sequence ATGACCGACCTGGCGAAGCTGCTCATCGGGCTGGGGGCGCTGTTGATCCTGGCGGGCGCGCTGCTCCTGGTCGTCGGCAAGGTGCCCTGGCTGGGGCGCCTTCCCGGCGACATCGTGGTGGAGCGGCCCGGGTTCCGGTTCTACTTTCCGCTGGGTACCTCGATCCTCCTGTCGGTGGTCCTGAGCCTGGTGCTGTGGCTTCTGGGCCGCCGGTGA